DNA from Bacillus sp. FJAT-45037:
TGTAGATAGTCATTACATTTTTCTGGGTTATTTTTACTTTTATGAAACCATGCTAGTTTGAGTGAAATATTAAACAAAGTTTCTTTTCTATTTAGAAGCTGGGCTATGCTATTAGCTTTCAATAAAGAGTCTAATTCCAAAGAAGTGTTATCTAACTGTTTGTATACACCACTTAAAAGAATAAGACATTCTAGTTCATCAAATTTAGAATTTGCCTTTCTAAAAAGCATCAAGCTTTCTTCAGCTAACTCTTTAGAAAGTGAGAACTCTTTATATTTTAAATAGATATGAGCTAACCCCATCTTATTCCTTGCCACTCCAAGGTTGTTATTCAGGTTTATATTTAATTCCATGCTTGAGCTAAAATAGTCTTTTGCACTAGCCAAATTCCCACTCTGATTATCTATTTCTCCAATATTATGAAGAATTTTTGTTAGAAGAACAGGTTTGTTAAAGTTATTAGCATATTCTTGGGCTTTTGTTAATTTAGTACGAGCTAGTAAGTAGTATCCATTTCTAGTAAACAATATCGATGATAGGATTAAAGAGCTTATTAAATATTCTTTGTCATCCGGTAATAAATTCTCAATTGATTCTTCACAAAAGTAACTAGCCTTATTAAAGTTATTTAATCGATAATACGTAGAAGCAATATTATATTGAAGAATACCTTTATAGCCTTTGAGTGTTTGGTTACCTAGTAATTGAGCGTATAAATCTTCAAATTCAGTTAACGCCATTTTATACTTTTCTTTAGCGAATTTGATTGCTGCGAGTTTAATCTTGCACTTAAACTCCCCTTTACTTTCACTAGATAAACTAGAGAAGGTAGACATCGCCTCTTTTAATTGCTTTTCTGCCTCCTCCAATCTTCGCAAATTAAAATAGTGATTGCCTAATTTTCTATGGGCTTCAGCTTTAAAAGAATATAAATGTGAATCTTGAGCTAGTTCTATTATGGTGAGGTAGATCTTCTCGGATTTCTCATGTTGAAGAGCTTCGAAAGTAGAAGCTTGAGTTAATAAACTTTTGATTTTATCAATTACCTTTTTATCAGTAAATACTTCATTACTTAAATTTAGAGCGCTTACAAGATGATTATAAACTGTTGGATGAATTTCAGTTATCTTACCATTCTCGATATTACTTAATGTGCTGACTGAAATTATATCACCAGCAACCATGGTTTGAGTCTTCTTTTGGCGTTTCCTTTCTTTCCTGATAATCTGACCAAAATGTTCCATATATGAGAACCTCCTTAAAATTTTTATGTCGAAATTTTATTGTTTTCAAATGGAAAGAGTGATGTATGATTATTTATAACTAGAATATAAGGAGTGAAAAAAATGAAAAAAATAACAATTTCTTTTTTGATCAGTATATGTTTCCTATTTACCGTTTCTACGATGAATGTAAGTGCTTCTGATGATGTAGGTGCCTTTAAAGAAACCTTGCCAATTTCTGAAACCACTCAACCTTAAAACTTGATACTATGATTATATAAAATTATTTATCTTTTTGGGAGTAAAATGAAATGACAACGAAACCCATCCTGTGTATTCAACATGCAGGGTGGGTTTCTTTTTTATAAAATTTTTGAATATTTATTTTATTTTTTTTGCTCATAGGCAAATTGAGAATTTTATCTAATTTGTAAAGTGAACAAGCCAGATGGTGCTGTTGTTCAAACAATTAATTATGGGGGTGAAGTGTATGAAGAAAAACTCAGGTACTTTAAAACGTATCCGCCTTGAAAAGGAGCAGCCGAAAGATGGAATCACATTAGCTGTTGTTGGGGCAGGTACCGGAAGCGTAAAACTTGATGAAATTGATTAATTAATACTTTTCTTAAGAGGCGTCTAGGCGCCTCTTAAGCAAGTTAGGTGGTGTGATGAATGGTAAAAATACCATATCAAATAAATGATGGAGGACTGGTAGGGTTGATTCCAACCGGGAAAGTCCATTTCTTTGAGGAAACGATACAACCATTATTAGATGAAGTTAATAATGGAACTCGTAATGCCTCTTCTATTAATTATCATGAATATA
Protein-coding regions in this window:
- a CDS encoding helix-turn-helix domain-containing protein; translated protein: MEHFGQIIRKERKRQKKTQTMVAGDIISVSTLSNIENGKITEIHPTVYNHLVSALNLSNEVFTDKKVIDKIKSLLTQASTFEALQHEKSEKIYLTIIELAQDSHLYSFKAEAHRKLGNHYFNLRRLEEAEKQLKEAMSTFSSLSSESKGEFKCKIKLAAIKFAKEKYKMALTEFEDLYAQLLGNQTLKGYKGILQYNIASTYYRLNNFNKASYFCEESIENLLPDDKEYLISSLILSSILFTRNGYYLLARTKLTKAQEYANNFNKPVLLTKILHNIGEIDNQSGNLASAKDYFSSSMELNINLNNNLGVARNKMGLAHIYLKYKEFSLSKELAEESLMLFRKANSKFDELECLILLSGVYKQLDNTSLELDSLLKANSIAQLLNRKETLFNISLKLAWFHKSKNNPEKCNDYLHKALTLKTEVSL